One window of Gloeothece citriformis PCC 7424 genomic DNA carries:
- a CDS encoding RuBisCO accumulation factor 1, with translation MKEKPEEMSSTMSEEEANQLLRSLLHKEGTWPEWGQACYALQKAGYSSQTIFEQSGFQASQQNLIIVASQVYDSLVKEGLSEDTLTYYQGPRSDVLYEFRILNQQQRASVAELAKEKKLDADEAKELAKAYQTFSRLSQLPAGFENHPGDAMAYQCWKSARQKKDLQERSRLIAKGLKFAHSLTAREAIEKLLSDFTVVSSRTAPLMPVYRLEQENELARIIPFVGSFPLTREAVEGVKAIASEEPFQVVKMEHQGAIVPLPGWQVILKAQDPVVILSMSDQLPNPLPGKPEEVLVVVDRAFQEWDVNNYYLVEQGENLGLQWFEEEPSLPILGQVILVMRPKKIFDENNLLEPWQMDD, from the coding sequence ATGAAGGAAAAACCAGAAGAAATGTCCTCTACCATGTCCGAAGAAGAAGCTAATCAATTACTGCGATCGCTGCTCCATAAAGAGGGAACTTGGCCCGAGTGGGGGCAAGCCTGTTATGCTCTGCAAAAAGCGGGTTATAGTTCTCAGACTATTTTTGAACAATCGGGGTTTCAAGCCAGTCAGCAAAATTTAATTATTGTCGCCTCACAGGTTTATGACAGTCTCGTTAAAGAAGGACTTTCTGAAGACACTCTTACCTATTATCAGGGCCCCCGCAGCGATGTTTTATATGAATTTCGCATCCTCAACCAACAACAACGGGCATCTGTAGCCGAATTAGCGAAAGAAAAGAAATTAGATGCAGACGAAGCTAAAGAATTAGCCAAAGCCTATCAGACATTTTCTCGTTTGTCCCAGTTGCCGGCAGGGTTTGAAAACCATCCTGGGGATGCGATGGCTTATCAATGTTGGAAAAGTGCCCGGCAAAAGAAGGATCTTCAAGAGCGTTCCCGTCTCATTGCTAAAGGGTTAAAGTTTGCTCATTCTTTAACCGCTAGGGAAGCGATCGAAAAACTTTTGAGTGATTTTACCGTTGTTTCTAGTCGCACTGCCCCTTTAATGCCGGTGTATCGCTTAGAACAAGAAAACGAGTTAGCCCGGATTATTCCGTTTGTCGGGTCTTTTCCTTTAACTCGAGAGGCTGTAGAAGGAGTTAAGGCGATCGCTTCTGAAGAACCTTTCCAAGTGGTTAAGATGGAGCATCAAGGGGCAATTGTTCCCCTGCCGGGTTGGCAAGTGATTTTAAAAGCACAAGATCCGGTAGTCATTTTGTCGATGAGCGATCAACTTCCTAACCCTTTACCGGGGAAACCGGAAGAGGTTTTAGTTGTTGTCGATCGAGCCTTTCAAGAGTGGGATGTCAACAATTATTATTTAGTGGAACAAGGAGAAAATTTAGGGCTTCAATGGTTTGAAGAAGAGCCAAGTCTTCCTATTTTGGGTCAAGTTATTTTAGTCATGCGCCCTAAAAAAATCTTCGATGAAAATAACCTTTTAGAGCCTTGGCAAATGGATGATTAA
- a CDS encoding DUF433 domain-containing protein, translated as MAVLAPKSYVEYRNDSYWVEGTRISLDSIVYSFLNGESPESIAENFPLLSLEQVYGAIAFYLAHREIIDIYLEKDQVEFEKLQQSCREKSPLLYQKLKAALIHYFDQYS; from the coding sequence ATGGCAGTTTTAGCACCTAAATCTTATGTAGAGTATCGAAACGATTCCTATTGGGTAGAAGGAACTCGGATATCCCTTGATTCGATTGTCTATTCTTTTTTAAACGGAGAATCCCCCGAAAGCATTGCCGAAAATTTTCCACTCCTTTCCCTCGAACAAGTTTATGGCGCGATCGCTTTTTATCTTGCCCATCGAGAAATTATCGATATTTACTTAGAAAAGGATCAAGTAGAGTTTGAGAAACTGCAACAGTCCTGTCGAGAAAAAAGCCCTTTGTTATACCAAAAATTGAAAGCCGCACTTATTCACTATTTCGATCAATATTCTTAA
- a CDS encoding NACHT domain-containing protein, whose product MEWLAVWGATQAVGFVFKPILEDLAKDAAKDWVKDMFKGCLSNVVKLPEKDPLQIAAGKAIKEFLALFQQGLEDADLDDDAVKNYLKSLKKFISLKSVQEILGSPFQDNINTIDVIVLNQVWETYNLEPLPDEFNWNQLSKRYVKKVKAILIENDKLRDIFKSNRLEEIAENTQTEIKPDFDLIKYQETLRERYGNLPIGNLDPLTPELKIKLWGVFIAQNVRECQEYLPKVYEIPKEYQRRLKESGQLEKEITLEELEKFQKIYSSQPIRSVLEVIEDKNSKYSVILGDPGSGKSTLLKYLAIKWTELPTRELTVKPIPLLIELRDYIRSREDKECQNFLEFIHKSSGWVGHLNQFKLHEILKKGNALVMFDGLDEVFDSGQRETVINQIHNLTQTYPNVQVIVTSRVIGYEPSRLRDAQFHDFMIQDLDEKQIDEFITKWHDLTSDDERDKQRNQERLKQALRNSSAIQELGGNPLLLTMMAILNRSQELPRDRAELYNQCSRILLYQWDVRRALVEDKRVDPKVIDYKDKQELCRQIAYFMQSNETGLAGNLISSDDLERILRDYFKTIEISNPREMAKLIIHQLRHRNFILCLWGADYYAFVHRTFLEYFCASEFVWRFKESQTLSLEELKTGVFGKHWRDETWHEVLRLIAGQIEPKFVGEVIEFLMSQDGEGDKFLNLFLAADCLNEVRNRKEIQEIGDKLLVRVKELVHYGDIDEASRGKDQEKFYLILKIRDEFIKPIATTWHDDPTTLAYIKISAKLDKDEYVRERAIEQLITQYKDDPDIKDILKTIAQSDESGYVRERAIEQLAIHYNNDPDIKELLKTSARSDQDEWVRMGVIKVLAEHYNEDPDIKELLKTSARSDQHMWVRRSAIEQLVKYYQDDSTIKQFLKTIAQFDEFKWVREMAIEQLAIYYKDDSDIKEFLNTVLQLDEHEEE is encoded by the coding sequence ATGGAATGGTTAGCAGTTTGGGGGGCTACTCAGGCGGTGGGGTTTGTTTTTAAACCGATTCTAGAAGATTTGGCAAAAGATGCGGCTAAAGATTGGGTTAAGGATATGTTTAAGGGGTGCTTATCCAATGTGGTTAAATTGCCCGAAAAAGACCCTTTACAAATTGCAGCAGGGAAGGCTATCAAAGAGTTTTTAGCCCTATTTCAGCAAGGGTTAGAAGATGCGGATCTTGATGATGATGCGGTTAAAAACTATCTTAAATCTTTAAAAAAGTTTATTAGCCTTAAATCTGTTCAGGAAATTTTAGGCAGTCCGTTTCAGGATAATATTAATACAATAGATGTTATTGTTTTAAATCAAGTTTGGGAAACTTACAACTTAGAACCTTTACCGGATGAGTTTAACTGGAATCAATTAAGTAAGCGCTATGTCAAAAAGGTTAAAGCTATCCTTATTGAAAATGATAAATTACGAGATATTTTTAAGTCTAACCGATTAGAAGAAATTGCTGAAAATACCCAAACTGAAATTAAACCTGATTTTGATTTAATTAAATATCAAGAAACGCTACGGGAAAGATATGGTAATCTGCCGATCGGGAATTTAGATCCTTTAACTCCAGAGCTTAAGATTAAACTTTGGGGAGTTTTCATAGCGCAAAATGTACGAGAATGTCAAGAGTATTTACCAAAAGTTTATGAAATTCCCAAAGAGTATCAACGGCGCTTAAAAGAAAGTGGACAACTGGAAAAAGAGATAACTTTAGAAGAATTAGAAAAGTTCCAAAAGATTTATTCTAGTCAACCCATTCGCTCTGTTTTAGAGGTTATTGAAGATAAAAATTCTAAATATTCGGTTATTTTAGGCGATCCGGGTTCGGGAAAGTCCACGTTATTAAAATATTTAGCCATTAAATGGACAGAATTACCCACAAGAGAATTAACGGTTAAACCGATCCCTTTGTTAATAGAATTGCGAGATTATATCCGCAGTCGAGAAGATAAGGAGTGTCAAAATTTTCTAGAATTTATTCATAAAAGTAGTGGATGGGTAGGACATCTCAATCAATTTAAATTACATGAAATCCTTAAAAAGGGTAATGCTTTAGTGATGTTTGATGGGTTAGATGAGGTGTTTGATTCAGGACAACGGGAAACAGTCATTAATCAGATTCATAATTTAACTCAAACTTATCCAAATGTTCAGGTTATTGTTACTTCTCGTGTGATTGGATATGAACCCTCACGCTTGCGAGATGCTCAATTTCATGATTTTATGATTCAAGATTTAGATGAAAAACAGATAGATGAATTTATTACTAAATGGCATGATTTAACTTCGGATGATGAACGAGATAAACAGAGAAATCAAGAACGGTTAAAACAAGCACTGAGAAATTCTTCTGCTATCCAAGAGTTAGGGGGAAATCCTCTACTGTTAACGATGATGGCAATTTTAAACCGTTCTCAAGAATTACCGAGAGATAGGGCAGAATTATATAATCAATGTTCACGCATATTATTATATCAGTGGGATGTTAGACGGGCGTTAGTTGAAGATAAACGGGTCGATCCTAAAGTTATTGATTATAAAGATAAACAGGAGCTTTGCCGGCAAATTGCCTATTTTATGCAGTCTAATGAAACAGGATTAGCGGGAAATTTAATTAGTAGTGATGATTTAGAAAGGATTTTACGAGATTATTTCAAAACTATTGAGATTTCTAATCCGAGAGAAATGGCTAAATTGATTATTCATCAGTTACGCCATCGTAATTTTATTTTATGTTTGTGGGGGGCGGATTATTATGCTTTTGTACATCGAACTTTTTTAGAGTATTTTTGTGCGTCGGAGTTTGTTTGGCGCTTTAAGGAGTCACAGACGTTATCTTTAGAGGAGTTAAAAACTGGTGTTTTTGGGAAACATTGGCGGGATGAAACTTGGCATGAGGTTTTAAGGTTAATTGCCGGACAAATTGAACCTAAGTTTGTGGGTGAAGTGATTGAGTTTTTGATGAGTCAGGATGGGGAAGGGGATAAGTTTCTTAATTTGTTTTTGGCTGCGGATTGTTTGAATGAGGTGAGAAATCGCAAGGAAATTCAGGAAATTGGGGATAAGTTGTTAGTTCGAGTTAAAGAGTTAGTACATTATGGCGATATTGACGAAGCTTCAAGAGGTAAAGATCAAGAAAAGTTCTATTTAATCTTAAAGATTCGTGACGAATTCATCAAACCTATTGCTACTACTTGGCATGATGATCCTACAACTTTAGCTTATATCAAAATCAGTGCCAAATTAGATAAAGATGAGTATGTGCGAGAGAGAGCAATAGAACAATTAATCACACAATATAAAGATGACCCCGATATTAAAGACATTCTCAAAACGATAGCTCAATCCGATGAATCTGGGTATGTGCGAGAGAGAGCAATAGAACAATTAGCTATACACTATAACAATGACCCCGATATCAAAGAACTTCTTAAAACCTCAGCACGATCTGATCAAGATGAGTGGGTACGAATGGGGGTCATAAAAGTATTAGCTGAACACTATAATGAAGATCCCGATATCAAAGAACTCCTTAAAACCTCAGCACGATCCGATCAACATATGTGGGTGCGAAGGAGTGCAATAGAACAATTAGTCAAATATTACCAAGATGACTCTACCATCAAACAATTCCTCAAAACAATAGCTCAATTCGATGAATTTAAATGGGTACGAGAGATGGCAATAGAACAATTAGCCATATATTATAAAGATGACTCGGATATCAAAGAATTCCTCAACACTGTACTGCAATTAGATGAACATGAGGAGGAGTAA
- a CDS encoding response regulator — protein sequence MKLLLVEDDQNLAEVIKEALKSQHYLVELATDGQTGLELAEMFEYDLIMLDLMLPKLDGIQFCQQRRKKGDLTPILLVTGQDDASCKVKALDAGADDYLVKPFNIQELLARVRALLRRGGLSSTPLLQWGPLNLNPSSCQVTYEGELIHLTAKEYGILELFLRNRNRIFSQSALIEHLWSFDEAPTENAVRTQIKSLRQKLKKAGASPNLIETVYGLGYRLNKNVLDQTSTDNNEETNSLKTTLSFKSVDQTIKTLWQHHREGYLKRITIIEQGLKNYSTTNDPELLKQEILTEAHILAGSLGSFGLKQASQQAKKIEHLLKVDYESGNLDEKKLSTLVKSLKHNLEKDTHQEQSDRDLKPFKLCPSYQRKNHHLLIVDNDFILVQSIVNQAKLWGLIPQVATDIAQAKEAIARSRPDVILLDMGFPDREEICLELLKDIRQLIPPIPTVITSDQNNFSVRVKVARLGAVGFLQKPLPPERIIETIVKVVQPTCFPTAKIMIVDDDPNLLKLIQFHLEPWGFSITLLEDPKLFWDILERTTPDLLILDVEMPEISGIELCQVVRNDPHWHHLPILFLSGHRESKFVSEGFQAGADDYIYKPIVDSELVTRILNRLERERQRRQLADIDSITGLASRSKSIHDISRMLRLAKRQGEHCCFVLLDVDHFQQINEQYGYPMGDEVLRRLGELLKQTFRNEDIVARWGGEEFVLGLYNLSLEGGMKRINDFLEIWSQEIFITSLEHTFQVTLSAGIAEYPSDGQTLQTLYQSAQKALYQAKTSQGDRVLTIQEFTSVYLDRYS from the coding sequence GTGAAACTATTGCTAGTAGAAGATGACCAAAATCTGGCTGAGGTCATCAAAGAAGCTCTTAAAAGTCAACATTACCTTGTAGAGCTAGCAACTGACGGGCAAACCGGGTTGGAATTGGCAGAAATGTTTGAATACGATTTGATCATGCTCGATCTAATGTTGCCGAAGCTCGATGGGATTCAATTTTGTCAACAGCGACGCAAAAAAGGAGATCTCACTCCCATCCTCCTAGTTACCGGACAAGATGATGCGAGTTGTAAAGTTAAAGCATTAGATGCAGGGGCAGATGATTATCTCGTTAAACCCTTTAATATTCAAGAATTATTAGCCCGTGTTCGGGCTTTATTACGTCGAGGTGGGTTATCGTCTACTCCTCTTTTACAATGGGGGCCTTTAAACCTTAATCCGAGTAGTTGTCAAGTGACATATGAAGGTGAACTGATACATTTAACGGCTAAAGAATACGGAATTTTAGAACTATTTTTACGCAACCGAAACCGGATTTTTAGTCAAAGTGCCTTGATAGAACATCTTTGGTCTTTTGATGAAGCACCGACAGAAAACGCCGTGAGAACTCAAATTAAAAGTCTCAGACAAAAACTTAAAAAAGCCGGGGCTTCTCCTAATTTAATTGAAACCGTTTATGGGTTAGGATATCGACTCAATAAAAATGTCCTCGACCAAACCTCAACCGACAATAACGAGGAGACAAATTCTCTCAAAACCACTCTCTCTTTTAAATCCGTCGATCAAACCATTAAAACTCTTTGGCAACATCATCGAGAAGGTTATCTAAAACGAATAACGATTATCGAACAAGGTCTTAAAAATTACTCAACTACAAATGACCCTGAACTTTTAAAGCAAGAGATTCTGACAGAAGCTCATATTTTGGCCGGTTCTCTCGGTAGTTTTGGACTTAAACAAGCTTCTCAACAAGCCAAAAAAATTGAACATCTTTTAAAAGTCGATTATGAGTCGGGGAACTTAGACGAGAAAAAATTATCGACATTAGTAAAAAGTTTAAAACACAATCTAGAAAAGGATACCCATCAGGAACAATCCGATCGAGATTTAAAACCCTTTAAACTTTGCCCCTCTTATCAAAGAAAAAATCATCACCTATTAATCGTCGATAATGATTTTATCCTCGTTCAATCTATCGTCAATCAAGCTAAATTATGGGGCTTAATTCCTCAAGTTGCCACCGATATTGCTCAAGCTAAAGAAGCGATCGCCCGTTCTCGTCCCGATGTTATTTTGCTAGATATGGGCTTTCCCGATCGAGAAGAAATTTGTCTAGAACTCTTAAAAGATATCAGACAATTAATTCCTCCTATTCCGACGGTTATTACTAGCGATCAAAATAACTTTTCTGTACGAGTAAAAGTCGCTCGTTTAGGAGCAGTTGGCTTTTTACAAAAACCATTACCCCCCGAACGCATTATCGAAACGATCGTTAAAGTTGTCCAACCGACCTGTTTTCCTACTGCTAAAATAATGATTGTGGATGATGACCCCAATTTATTAAAATTAATTCAGTTTCATCTTGAACCTTGGGGATTTAGCATCACCTTACTTGAAGACCCTAAACTATTTTGGGATATTTTAGAAAGAACTACACCGGATCTGCTCATTCTCGATGTGGAAATGCCCGAAATAAGCGGCATAGAACTCTGTCAAGTCGTCCGCAACGATCCCCACTGGCATCATTTACCCATATTATTTCTATCAGGCCATCGAGAAAGTAAATTTGTCAGTGAAGGGTTTCAAGCCGGTGCAGACGATTATATCTATAAACCGATCGTTGATTCTGAATTAGTAACCCGTATCCTCAACCGTTTAGAACGAGAACGCCAACGTCGTCAACTAGCGGATATTGATAGTATAACCGGTCTTGCCAGTCGGAGTAAATCCATTCACGACATTAGCCGAATGCTTCGTCTAGCAAAACGTCAAGGAGAGCATTGTTGTTTTGTTCTTTTGGATGTAGATCATTTTCAACAAATTAATGAGCAATACGGATATCCAATGGGGGATGAAGTTCTCAGACGTTTAGGAGAATTATTAAAGCAAACTTTTAGAAATGAGGATATTGTGGCGCGTTGGGGAGGGGAAGAGTTTGTTTTAGGGCTTTATAATCTCAGTTTAGAGGGGGGGATGAAGAGAATTAATGACTTTTTAGAAATTTGGTCACAGGAGATTTTTATTACTTCTTTAGAGCATACCTTTCAAGTTACTTTGAGTGCGGGTATTGCTGAATATCCCAGTGATGGACAGACCTTACAAACTCTTTATCAGTCCGCTCAAAAAGCACTTTATCAAGCAAAAACCTCTCAAGGCGATCGGGTTTTGACCATTCAAGAATTCACCTCTGTCTATCTCGATCGCTATTCTTAA
- a CDS encoding TldD/PmbA family protein produces MPPTLLISRELPTLNYSPTRDRFDLSWEKPLSTLLGLGRAAGADFIEFFLERDHYISCLAEDDLITGISPRLSTGAGVRIFRGTGDCYVSTNDLSFTGLKSALEKGLSILGLTLPTPNAYIPEINLELIRDYALKKGKEEWLSQCSSMQEMGDILLAANDQLNRKANHIQSRRAVYFRDWQEVLVAASDGTFARDIRLTQSVGYNLLCADGEHRSSIGKRVGDTSDPNFLRSWNYEADAQRVAESAGKMLYADYVESGTYPIIMANEFGGVIFHEACGHLLETTQIERQSTPFIDKKGQKIAHENLTAWDEGLSDQAFGTIDMDDEGMPTQRTLLIENGILKNFLADRTGSVRTGHPRTGSGRRQNYAYPAASRMRNTYIAPGNYSLEDLFASIDKGIYCKNMGGGSVGATGEFNFGVSEAYLIENGQVTKPLKGATLIGEAKEIMNKISMSSQDLGLAAGFCGSVSGSVYVTVGQPHIKVDSITVGGR; encoded by the coding sequence ATGCCACCCACCTTACTCATTTCCAGAGAGTTGCCGACCCTAAATTATAGCCCCACCCGCGATCGCTTTGATCTCAGTTGGGAAAAACCCCTATCAACCTTATTAGGGTTAGGACGGGCAGCCGGGGCAGATTTTATCGAATTTTTTTTAGAAAGAGACCATTACATCAGTTGTTTAGCAGAAGATGATTTAATCACCGGTATTTCTCCTCGTTTATCGACTGGCGCAGGAGTGAGAATTTTTCGAGGCACTGGTGACTGTTATGTCAGTACGAATGATTTATCCTTTACTGGGTTAAAATCGGCGCTAGAAAAAGGATTATCGATTTTAGGATTAACGTTACCGACTCCGAATGCTTATATTCCAGAAATTAATTTAGAGTTGATCCGAGACTATGCCCTCAAAAAGGGCAAAGAAGAATGGTTATCTCAATGTAGTTCGATGCAGGAAATGGGGGATATTCTTCTGGCGGCTAACGATCAGCTTAACCGTAAAGCGAATCATATTCAATCTCGACGGGCGGTGTATTTCCGCGACTGGCAAGAGGTTTTAGTGGCAGCGAGTGACGGGACATTTGCGCGAGATATCCGTCTGACTCAATCAGTGGGATATAATCTTTTGTGTGCTGATGGAGAACATCGATCGTCGATTGGAAAACGGGTAGGAGATACCAGCGATCCTAATTTCCTCCGCAGTTGGAATTATGAAGCTGATGCCCAACGAGTGGCAGAATCTGCCGGCAAGATGCTCTATGCTGATTATGTAGAATCGGGAACTTATCCGATTATTATGGCCAATGAGTTTGGTGGGGTTATTTTCCATGAAGCTTGCGGACATCTATTAGAAACGACTCAAATTGAGCGTCAGTCTACCCCATTTATTGATAAAAAAGGGCAAAAGATTGCCCATGAAAATTTAACCGCTTGGGATGAAGGACTATCAGATCAAGCCTTTGGCACAATTGATATGGATGATGAAGGGATGCCTACCCAAAGAACCTTATTAATTGAAAATGGCATTCTCAAAAACTTTTTAGCCGATCGCACGGGTTCAGTCAGAACGGGACATCCTCGCACTGGTAGCGGAAGACGACAAAATTATGCTTATCCGGCGGCTTCTCGGATGCGTAATACTTATATTGCGCCGGGAAATTATTCTTTAGAGGATTTATTTGCCTCCATTGATAAAGGAATTTACTGTAAAAATATGGGAGGAGGTAGCGTGGGGGCTACTGGAGAATTTAACTTTGGGGTTTCTGAAGCTTATTTAATTGAAAATGGCCAAGTGACAAAACCCCTTAAAGGTGCTACCCTCATCGGCGAAGCCAAAGAAATCATGAATAAAATCTCTATGTCTTCCCAAGATTTAGGATTAGCGGCGGGTTTCTGCGGTTCCGTGAGTGGGAGTGTTTATGTTACCGTCGGACAACCCCATATTAAAGTTGATTCTATTACCGTTGGAGGAAGATAA
- a CDS encoding DUF29 domain-containing protein: MNPLPLSDQIKSNLSKKDLYLWLKITVQLLREHKFDQVDYDRLIEEIEGMAKNEKNRLKSHLEKLLIQLLKWKYQPSEQVNLDKYLISEHSLRLLETFEDSPSLKDYFKEILPECYQNSRLLASKETGLTVETFPENCPFSVEDILNPNYILKESDEYP; the protein is encoded by the coding sequence ATGAATCCTCTTCCCTTAAGCGATCAAATTAAGTCAAATTTATCCAAAAAAGATTTATATTTGTGGTTAAAAATTACGGTTCAATTACTGCGAGAGCATAAATTTGATCAAGTTGACTATGATCGCTTAATTGAAGAAATTGAAGGAATGGCCAAAAATGAAAAAAATCGTTTAAAAAGTCATTTAGAAAAATTATTAATTCAGTTACTTAAATGGAAATATCAACCCTCAGAACAAGTTAATCTAGATAAATATTTAATTTCTGAACATAGTTTAAGATTATTAGAAACCTTTGAAGATAGTCCTAGTTTAAAAGATTATTTTAAGGAAATTTTGCCGGAATGTTATCAAAATTCTCGGTTATTAGCCTCAAAAGAAACGGGACTAACTGTCGAGACTTTTCCGGAAAATTGCCCTTTTTCAGTAGAAGACATTCTTAACCCTAACTATATTCTCAAGGAGTCTGATGAATATCCCTAA
- the pgsA gene encoding CDP-diacylglycerol--glycerol-3-phosphate 3-phosphatidyltransferase gives MNIPNWITFSRLLGLPLILYFLHDPTPNHRLISAVIFLIAASTDWLDGYLARKLNQITDLGKFLDPLVDKLLVFAPLLALIELGQIPAWGVFLILFRELAIAGWRVNPQLTGSSRISGANFWGKLKTVSQISAIAVLIAPLPSSWTTPGLILFWVSVMLTLISGLIYVWPQNADKMSSSTEKSISA, from the coding sequence ATGAATATCCCTAATTGGATTACGTTTTCTCGGCTTTTAGGATTACCTTTGATCCTCTATTTTTTGCATGATCCAACCCCTAACCATCGTCTCATTAGTGCGGTTATTTTTTTAATCGCGGCTTCTACTGATTGGTTAGATGGATATTTAGCCCGCAAACTGAACCAAATCACGGACTTAGGCAAGTTTTTAGATCCATTAGTCGATAAATTACTGGTATTTGCCCCTTTATTAGCCTTAATTGAATTAGGACAGATTCCCGCTTGGGGTGTCTTTTTAATCTTATTTAGAGAGTTGGCCATAGCGGGATGGCGGGTTAACCCTCAACTAACCGGTAGTAGTCGTATTTCTGGGGCGAATTTTTGGGGCAAACTAAAAACCGTGAGTCAAATTAGTGCGATCGCTGTCTTGATCGCACCTCTACCGTCATCCTGGACAACTCCCGGCCTTATCCTCTTTTGGGTATCAGTAATGTTAACCTTAATTTCTGGGTTAATTTACGTCTGGCCTCAAAATGCGGATAAAATGTCTTCATCGACTGAAAAATCTATTTCTGCTTGA
- a CDS encoding NAD-dependent epimerase/dehydratase family protein: MRVLVMGGTRFIGVYLTKVLVKQGHDVVLFNRGNKPVPIEGIEQIHGDRQDSTQLKDKLASEKFDAIFDNNGRELTDTQPLAEIFKDHIQHFVYVSSAGVYQKTDQMPHREGDPVDPNSRHKGKFETEDYLAKTGLPWTSIRPTYIYGPQNYNDLEAWFFDRIVRDRPILIPAHGSYITQLGHVHDLATAMAAVLNNPKAIGQIYNVSGDRYVTFDGLAKACAIAAGKSPDEIKLLHYNPKQFDFGKRKSFPLRTQHFFADVHKAMNDLNWTPEYDLISGLKDSYENDYLASGRHQAEIDFSVDEDILSAF, translated from the coding sequence ATGAGAGTTTTAGTCATGGGTGGAACTCGTTTTATCGGAGTTTACTTGACCAAAGTATTGGTTAAGCAAGGTCATGACGTGGTACTATTCAACCGAGGAAACAAACCTGTTCCTATAGAAGGAATAGAACAAATTCATGGCGATCGTCAAGATTCAACCCAACTAAAGGACAAACTAGCCTCAGAAAAATTTGATGCTATCTTTGATAATAATGGACGAGAACTAACCGACACCCAACCTTTAGCAGAAATTTTTAAGGATCACATCCAACATTTTGTATATGTCAGTTCAGCCGGAGTCTATCAAAAAACCGACCAAATGCCCCATAGAGAAGGCGATCCGGTCGATCCTAACAGTCGCCATAAAGGAAAATTTGAGACAGAAGATTATTTAGCTAAAACGGGTCTGCCTTGGACTTCTATTCGTCCGACCTATATTTATGGCCCCCAAAATTATAATGATCTCGAAGCTTGGTTTTTTGATCGCATTGTTCGGGATCGTCCTATTTTAATTCCCGCGCATGGATCATATATTACCCAACTCGGTCATGTTCACGACTTAGCAACAGCGATGGCGGCTGTATTAAATAATCCCAAGGCCATCGGACAAATTTATAATGTTTCTGGCGATCGCTATGTGACCTTTGATGGGTTAGCTAAAGCTTGTGCTATAGCAGCCGGTAAATCCCCTGATGAGATTAAACTCCTGCATTATAATCCAAAACAGTTTGATTTTGGTAAGCGTAAGAGTTTTCCTTTAAGAACACAACATTTTTTTGCCGATGTTCACAAAGCCATGAATGATTTAAATTGGACACCAGAGTATGATCTGATCTCAGGGTTAAAAGATTCTTATGAAAATGATTATCTTGCCAGTGGTCGTCATCAAGCAGAAATAGATTTTTCAGTCGATGAAGACATTTTATCCGCATTTTGA
- the ispF gene encoding 2-C-methyl-D-erythritol 2,4-cyclodiphosphate synthase — MNIRIGNGYDIHKLVEGRPLILGGLEIPHTLGLLGHSDADVLTHAIMDAMLGALSLGDIGHYFPPSDPQWAGANSLLLLKQVNQLIIDHGWKVSNIDSVIVAERPKIKPHIKGMQDKLSQTLGLNPDQVSIKATTNEKLGPEGREEGICAYAVTLLVSD; from the coding sequence ATGAACATCCGCATCGGCAACGGTTATGATATTCACAAACTGGTAGAAGGAAGACCCCTTATTTTGGGTGGGTTGGAAATTCCCCACACTTTAGGACTCTTAGGACATAGTGACGCTGACGTGCTAACCCATGCCATCATGGATGCTATGCTAGGGGCACTCAGTTTAGGAGATATTGGTCATTACTTTCCCCCTTCTGACCCCCAATGGGCCGGAGCCAATAGTTTATTATTATTAAAACAGGTTAATCAATTAATTATCGATCACGGATGGAAAGTAAGTAATATTGACTCAGTTATTGTCGCAGAACGTCCTAAGATTAAACCTCATATTAAAGGGATGCAAGATAAATTATCCCAAACTTTAGGACTTAATCCGGATCAAGTTAGCATTAAAGCAACTACTAATGAAAAACTCGGCCCCGAAGGACGAGAAGAAGGAATTTGTGCTTATGCTGTCACTCTACTGGTTAGTGATTAG